One Gadus morhua chromosome 1, gadMor3.0, whole genome shotgun sequence DNA segment encodes these proteins:
- the LOC115553203 gene encoding tumor necrosis factor receptor superfamily member 14-like encodes MVEAQTNLTNMFVTFMLICSVFNTFNVAVAASIECLAPNEYLAGTECCPECPPGEHLVKDCTHGIITECSTCPDGTFQAGHTKEQQCSACTKCEAGLDLKVKKSCSSTSDAVCEVLDGFFCSDSNRGGCMAAQRHRLSCRPGHYIGQRGTADKDTECLHCTDGTFSDGTRSSCKNHTKCDSVGGVQIQPGTDSTDSTCLKYVAIAFIIIVCILLIPIIVLGAWVYRRRNMEKEKQGWCWHGEAAGERTPGSSSTSLLSVELSGSPLHLQVHPPQSGSPLHLPV; translated from the exons ATGGTTGAAGCCCAAACAAACCTGACAAACATGTTTGTAACATTCATGTTAATATGTTCAGTATTTAATACGTTTAACGTTGCCGTTGCTGCTTCAATCGAATGTCTTGCCCCGAATGAATACCTAGCAGGGACGGAATGTTGCCCTGAATGTCCGCCTG GAGAGCATCTTGTAAAGGACTGCACACACGGAATCATTACAGAGTGCTCAACGTGCCCCGATGGTACTTTCCAAGCAGGCCATACTAAGGAGCAGCAATGCTCTGCCTGTACAAAGTGTGAAGCAG gtctcgATCTGAAGGTGAAGAAGTCGTGTTCATCAACATCAGATGCTGTGTGTGAGGTCCTGGATGGATTCTTCTGTAGTGACTCTAACAGAGGTGGATGTATGGCCGCTCAGAGACACCGTCTGAGCTGCCGTCCTGGTCACTACATCGGTCAAAGAG GAACAGCAGATAAAGACACAGAGTGCCTTCACTGTACTGATGGTACATTCTCAGATGGCACGCGGTCGTCTTGCAAGAACCACACAAA ATGTGATTCTGTGGGAGGGGTGCAGATACAACCAGGAACTGAttcaactgattctacatgTCTTAAATATGTGGCAATTGCGTTCATAATAATAGTATGCATATTGCTTATACCAATCATCGTCCTGGGAG caTGGGTTTACAGAAGACGTAATATG GAAAAGGAAAAGCAGGGGTGGTGCTGGcatg GTGAAGCTGCTGGAGAAAGAACACCTGGTTCCTCATCcacatctctcctctctgtggaACTT tctgggtctcccctccacctccaggtccacccccctcagtctgggtctcccctccacctcccggtCTAG